The following are encoded together in the Microtus pennsylvanicus isolate mMicPen1 chromosome 8, mMicPen1.hap1, whole genome shotgun sequence genome:
- the LOC142855645 gene encoding LOW QUALITY PROTEIN: uncharacterized protein LOC142855645 (The sequence of the model RefSeq protein was modified relative to this genomic sequence to represent the inferred CDS: inserted 3 bases in 2 codons): MEPVTIEDVAVNFTPGEWTLLNSSQKKLYKDVMKETFLNLIFIEKTLEENIEEDYKDLCRNLGTQVIEKDCGYECGSQCDENQEPLPENINKDTPSSIRVYESQSHVRNIIGHSSSHICPRDQTGIKQSEYMEAVAKAFKHEKHWKDINQILETFAEKSCKNQYNEVCRNLPSGKSQERTHTKDKLIVEVLKRYKYGQKDEGIHTEVKPFVYKHCEEAFIDSIDLISHEKIHTGDKSYICKQCGKTFKYASCFEKHKVSHKGEKLYSCKYCGKVFTCSYSHNIHESIHTGEKLYTCKHCGKXFTSPTYFKIHERLHTGEKPYTCKYCDKTFAILSSRNTHERVHRAGKAFPCKHCGKAFTSSSWRNIHEKSHTGEKPYACKHCGKTFYGSSSRDSHERSHTGEKSFVCKTXGKMFLLSHHLISHERIHSGKKPYACKHCGKTFTSSRWRETHERNHNLKKPQFVCKHCKKSFTSSKLCAIHERTHTRKKLYAFKHCGKTLNSSMHCNIHKRTHTGEKPYPCQHCGKAFPNSYNRNIHERTHTGEKPYPCQHCGKTFASSTCRNIHVKTHTGEKPYTCKHCGKTFTRSSHLDIHERTHTGEKPYACKHCGKAFPNSYNHNIHGRTHTGEKPYARKHCGKTFQTSYSCNIHERTHTREKPYACKHCGKTFTSSTYRNIHERNHSGENLPACKHCGKTFQTSYSCNTHERTHTGEKSYACKHCGKTFTSSAYCNIHERIHSGENLHACKHCGKTFQSSYHCNIHERTYTGEKPYACKHCGKTFQSSYHCNIHERTYTGEKPYACKHCGKTFISSITCKIHERTHTREKPYACKHCGSTFAILSSLNIHERTHTGEKTYACKHCGKVFTCSSYRNIHERGHTKEKP; the protein is encoded by the exons ATG GAGCCAGTGACCATTGAGGATGTGGCTGTGAACTTCACCCCAGGAGAGTGGACTCTGTTGAATTCTAGTCAAAAGAagctctacaaagatgtgatgaaGGAAACATTTTTGAACCTGATTTTCATTG AGAAAACACTGGAAGAAAATATTGAAGAGGACTACAAAGATCTCTGCAGAAATCTGGG AACTCAGGTGATTGAGAAAGACTGTGGATATGAATGTGGTAGTCAGTGTGATGAAAATCAGGAGCCATTgccagaaaatattaataaagacaCGCCTTCTTCAATTAGAGTTTATGAAAGCCAGTCACATGTAAGAAACATCATTGGTCATTCATCCTCACATATTTGTCCACGAGACCAAACTGGAATAAAACAGTCTGAATATATGGAAGCTGTGGCAAAGGCTTTCAAACATGAGAAACATTGGAAAGATATCAATCAGATACTTGAAACTTTTGCAGAGAAGTCCTGTAAAAATCAATATAATGAGGTCTGTAGGAATCTCCCTTCTGGTAAGTCTCAGGAGAGAACTCACACCAAAGATAAACTCATTGTAGAAGTCTTAAAGAGGTACAAATATGGCCAGAAAGATGAAGGGATCCATACAGAAGTGAAACCATTTGTGTATAAGCATTGTGAAGAAGCTTTCATTGATTCAATTGACCTCATCAGCCATGAAAAAATTCATACTGGCGATAAAAGTTACATTTGTAAGCAATGtgggaaaacatttaaatatgctTCATGTTTTGAGAAACATAAAGTAAGTCACAAAGGAGAGAAACTTTATTCATGTAAGTACTGCGGGAAAGTCTTCACCTGCTCCTATAGTCATAACATCCATGAAAGTATTCACACCGGAGAAAAGCTTTATACCTGTAAGCATTGTGGAA GCTTCACCAGTCccacttattttaaaattcatgaaagacttcacactggagaaaaaccctacaCATGTAAATATTGTGATAAAACGTTTGCCATTTTGAGTTCTCGTAATACTCATGAAAGAGTTCACAGGGCTGGGAAGGCTTTTCCATGTAAGCATTGTGGAAAAGCCTTTACCAGCTCCAGTTGGAGAAATATTCATGAAAAGagtcacactggagagaagccttatgCATGTAAGCATTGTGGAAAAACCTTTTATGGATCTAGTTCTCGTGACTCTCATGAAAGAAGTCACACCGGGGAGAAATCCTTTGTTTGCAAAAC TGGGAAAATGTTCCTTCTCTCTCATCATCTTATCAGCCATGAAAGAATTCACTCTGGCAAAAAACCTTATGCATGTAAGCATTGTGGAAAAACCTTCACCAGTTCCAGGTGGCGTGAGACTCATGAAAGAAATCACAATCTAAAGAAGCCTCAGTTTGTATGTAAGCATTGTAAGAAGTCTTTCACCAGTTCAAAGCTCTGTGCCATTCATGAAAGAACACACACTAGAAAGAAACTTTATGCTTTTAAGCATTGTGGGAAAACCCTCAACAGTTCCATGCACTGTAACATTCATAAAAgaactcacactggagagaagccttatcCGTGTCAGCATTGTGGGAAAGCCTTCCCTAATTCTTATAATCGTAATATCCATGAAAgaactcacactggagagaagccttatcCCTGTCAGCATTGTGGGAAAACCTTTGCCAGTTCCACTTGCCGTAATATTCATGTAAAaactcacactggagagaagccttataCATGTAAGCATTGTGGAAAAACATTTACCCGTTCCAGTCATCTGGATATTCATGAAAgaactcacactggagagaagccttatgCCTGTAAGCATTGTGGGAAAGCCTTCCCTAATTCTTATAATCATAATATCCATGGAAgaactcacactggagagaaaccttatgcaCGCAAGCATTGTGGAAAAACTTTTCAAACTTCTTATAGTTGTAACATCCATGAAAGAACTCACACAAGAGAGAAACCTTATGCATGTAAGCATTGTGGGAAAACCTTCACTAGTTCTACTTACCGTAACATTCATGAAAGAAATCATAGTGGAGAGAATCTTCCTGCATGCAAGCATTGTGGAAAAACCTTTCAGACTTCTTATAGTTGTAACACCCATGAAAGAACTCACACAGGAGAGAAATCTTATGCGTGTAAGCATTGTGGGAAAACCTTCACCAGTTCTGCTTACTGTAACattcatgaaagaattcacaGTGGAGAGAATCTTCATGCATGCAAGCATTGTGGAAAAACCTTTCAAAGTTCTTATCATTGTAACATCCATGAAAGAACttacacaggagagaaaccttatgcatGTAAGCATTGTGGGAAAACCTTTCAAAGTTCTTATCATTGTAATATCCATGAAAGAACttacacaggagagaaaccttatgcatGTAAGCATTGTGGGAAAACCTTCATCAGTTCCATTACTTGTAAAATTCATGAAAGAACTCACACAAGAGAGAAGCCTTATGCATGCAAGCATTGTGGCAGTACCTTTGCCATTTTGAGTTCTCTTAACATTCACGAAAgaactcacactggagagaaaactTATGCATGCAAGCATTGTGGAAAAGTTTTCACTTGTTCCAGTTATCGTAATATTCATGAAAGAGGTCACACTAAAGAGAAGCCTTAA